From the genome of Actinacidiphila yeochonensis CN732, one region includes:
- the nuoE gene encoding NADH-quinone oxidoreductase subunit NuoE, with amino-acid sequence MPELPAADYPADVRERLDRDAREIITRYPGSRSALLPLLHLVQSEEGHVTRTGVRFCAETLGLTTAEVTAVATFYTMYRRRPSGDYQVGVCTNTLCAVMGGDAIFDDLKEHLGLGNGETTADGKVTLEHIECNAACDYAPVVMVNWEFFDNQTPESARALVDDLLAGREVRPTRGAPLCTYRETSRILAGFPDERAGAVEATGGAGQASLAGLRLHRGETPARVVGQRGNPPQNEAGLYDTPGTPSPADHPSSHDAPERTAESGPDHPADPVADHATEEGR; translated from the coding sequence ATGCCCGAACTGCCCGCCGCCGACTACCCCGCGGACGTCCGCGAGCGACTCGACCGCGACGCCCGCGAGATCATCACCCGCTACCCCGGCTCCCGCAGCGCCCTGCTGCCGCTGCTGCACCTCGTGCAGTCCGAGGAGGGCCACGTCACCCGCACCGGCGTCCGGTTCTGCGCCGAGACGCTGGGGCTGACCACCGCCGAGGTCACCGCGGTCGCCACCTTCTACACCATGTACCGGCGCCGCCCCTCCGGCGACTACCAGGTCGGGGTCTGCACCAACACGCTGTGCGCGGTGATGGGCGGCGACGCGATCTTCGACGACCTCAAGGAGCACCTCGGCCTCGGCAACGGCGAGACCACCGCCGACGGCAAGGTCACCCTGGAGCACATCGAGTGCAACGCGGCCTGCGACTACGCCCCGGTGGTGATGGTCAACTGGGAGTTCTTCGACAACCAGACCCCGGAGTCCGCGCGCGCCCTGGTCGACGACCTGCTCGCCGGCCGCGAGGTGCGGCCCACCCGCGGCGCGCCGCTGTGCACCTACCGCGAGACCTCCCGCATCCTGGCCGGCTTCCCCGACGAGCGGGCCGGAGCCGTCGAGGCCACCGGCGGCGCCGGCCAGGCGTCGCTGGCCGGCCTGCGGCTGCACCGCGGCGAGACCCCGGCCCGCGTCGTCGGCCAGCGCGGCAACCCGCCGCAGAACGAGGCCGGGCTGTACGACACCCCCGGCACGCCCTCGCCGGCCGACCACCCCAGCTCGCACGACGCGCCCGAGCGGACCGCCGAGTCCGGCCCCGACCACCCGGCCGACCCGGTCGCCGACCACGCCACCGAGGAGGGACGATGA
- the nuoF gene encoding NADH-quinone oxidoreductase subunit NuoF yields MTVEPAEKLLAPVLSAFWDDPRSWTLDTYRRHEGYQALTKALAMAPDDLIAYVKDSGLRGRGGAGFPTGMKWQFIPQGDGKPHYLVVNADESEPGTCKDIPLLFANPHALIEGIVIACWAIRSHHAFIYLRGETVPVLRRLHEAVREAYAAGYLGKDIKGSGFDLELTVHAGAGAYICGEETALLDSLEGRRGQPRLRPPFPAVEGLYACPTVVNNVESIASVPAIIQRGKEWFRSMGSEKSPGFTLYSLSGHVARPGQYEGPLGLTLRQLLDMGGGMRPGHRLKFWTPGGSSTPMFTEEHLDVPLDYEGVGAAGSMLGTKALQCFDETTCVVRAVTRWTEFYAHESCGKCTPCREGTYWLVQLLRDIEAGKGRPEDLDKLQDIADNINGKSFCALGDGAAAPIFSSLKYFRAEYEEHIERRGCPFDPARSTAWADSSRTEAHA; encoded by the coding sequence ATGACCGTAGAACCGGCCGAGAAGCTGCTGGCCCCGGTCCTTTCGGCGTTCTGGGACGACCCGCGGTCATGGACACTCGACACCTACCGCCGGCACGAGGGCTACCAGGCGCTGACCAAGGCCCTCGCCATGGCGCCGGACGACCTCATCGCGTACGTCAAGGACTCCGGGCTGCGCGGCCGCGGCGGCGCCGGCTTCCCCACCGGCATGAAGTGGCAGTTCATCCCGCAGGGCGACGGCAAGCCGCACTACCTCGTCGTCAACGCCGACGAGTCCGAGCCCGGGACGTGCAAGGACATCCCGCTGCTCTTCGCCAACCCGCACGCGCTGATCGAGGGCATCGTCATCGCCTGCTGGGCGATCCGCTCCCACCACGCCTTCATCTACCTCCGCGGGGAGACCGTCCCCGTCCTGCGCCGGCTGCACGAGGCCGTACGCGAGGCGTACGCCGCCGGCTACCTCGGCAAGGACATCAAGGGCAGCGGCTTCGACCTGGAACTCACCGTGCACGCCGGGGCCGGCGCGTACATCTGCGGTGAGGAGACCGCGCTGCTGGACTCCCTGGAGGGCCGGCGCGGCCAGCCGAGGCTCCGGCCGCCCTTCCCCGCCGTGGAGGGGCTCTACGCCTGCCCCACCGTGGTGAACAACGTCGAGTCGATCGCCTCGGTTCCCGCCATCATCCAGCGGGGCAAGGAGTGGTTCCGCTCGATGGGCAGCGAGAAGTCCCCCGGCTTCACGCTCTACTCGCTCTCCGGGCACGTCGCCCGCCCCGGCCAGTACGAGGGCCCGCTCGGCCTCACCCTGCGCCAACTCCTCGACATGGGCGGCGGGATGCGCCCGGGCCACCGGCTGAAGTTCTGGACCCCGGGCGGCTCGTCCACCCCGATGTTCACCGAGGAGCATCTGGACGTGCCCCTGGACTACGAGGGCGTCGGCGCCGCCGGCTCCATGCTCGGCACCAAGGCCCTCCAGTGCTTCGACGAGACCACCTGCGTGGTGCGGGCGGTCACCCGGTGGACGGAGTTCTACGCCCACGAGTCCTGCGGCAAGTGCACCCCCTGCCGCGAAGGGACCTACTGGCTGGTCCAGTTGCTGCGGGACATCGAGGCCGGCAAGGGCCGGCCCGAAGACCTCGACAAGCTCCAGGACATCGCCGACAACATCAACGGCAAGTCCTTCTGCGCCCTGGGCGACGGAGCCGCCGCCCCCATCTTCTCCTCCCTGAAGTACTTCCGCGCGGAGTACGAGGAGCACATCGAGCGCAGGGGATGCCCCTTCGACCCGGCCCGCTCCACCGCCTGGGCGGACTCGTCCCGTACGGAGGCCCACGCGTGA
- a CDS encoding NADH-quinone oxidoreductase subunit G, translating to MTVTTNDTSGSRPAPPPEDLVTVTIDGIAVSVPKGTLVIRAAELLGIEIPRFCDHPLLDPAGACRQCIVEIEGQRKPVASCTITCTDGMVISTQLTSPVAEKAQRGVMELLLINHPLDCPICDKGGECPLQNQAMQVGDPDSRFEGRKRTYAKPLPISAQVLLDRERCVLCARCTRFSNQIAGDPMIELLERGALQQVGTGEGDPFESYFSGNTIQICPVGALTSAAYRFRSRPFDLVSSPSVCEHCAGGCATRTDHRRGKVMRRLAGDDPEVNEEWLCDKGRFGFRYAQRPDRITHPLVRNDSGELVAASWPEALAAAARGLSGAHGRAAVLAGGRLTVEDAYAYGKFARVVLGTNDVDFRARPHSAEEADFLAAHVAGRGVDLGGHEGALTHTLLEQAPAVLLAGLEAEEEAPGIFLRLRKAHRKHRQQTYALASHASRGLDKAGGILLPAAPGTETQWLNALAAGTSGEGGGRDGLDEAGRLAAEALRQPGAAILVGERLATVAGGYTAALRLAAATGATLAWVPRRAGERGAVEAGALPGLLPGGRPLTDPAAREEVARVWGLPSLPVRSGRDTGQILEAAAAGVLGALVVGGVEVADLPDPAAARAALDAVGFLVSLEQRPSEVTERADVVLPVAAVVEKAGTFLNWEGRVRMFAAAIKPDQATTRHQLPDARVLTMLADALDATLGLAGTDQARRELDHLAGGWPGPYAPAPLEAAVPLPRPEPGQAVLAGHRLLLDQGRLQDGDDALAATRHAAVARLSAATAAEAGVADGEPLTVTGPAGSVTLPLAVTPMPDRVVWLPLNSQGGGVATDTGARPGQVVSLAGQAVRDNAEVQS from the coding sequence GTGACCGTCACCACCAACGACACCTCCGGGAGCCGGCCGGCCCCGCCGCCGGAGGACCTCGTGACCGTGACCATCGACGGCATCGCGGTCTCCGTCCCCAAGGGCACGCTGGTCATCCGCGCCGCGGAGCTGCTCGGCATCGAGATCCCCCGGTTCTGCGACCACCCGCTGCTCGACCCGGCCGGCGCCTGCCGGCAGTGCATCGTCGAGATCGAGGGCCAGCGCAAGCCGGTCGCGTCCTGCACCATCACCTGCACCGACGGCATGGTGATCAGCACCCAGCTCACCTCGCCGGTGGCCGAGAAGGCGCAGCGCGGCGTGATGGAGCTGCTGCTCATCAACCACCCGCTGGACTGCCCGATCTGCGACAAGGGCGGCGAGTGCCCGCTGCAGAACCAGGCCATGCAGGTCGGCGACCCCGACAGCCGCTTCGAGGGGCGGAAGCGCACCTACGCCAAGCCGCTGCCGATCTCCGCGCAGGTGCTGCTCGACCGCGAGCGGTGCGTGCTGTGCGCGCGCTGCACCCGGTTCAGCAACCAGATCGCCGGCGACCCGATGATCGAGCTGCTGGAGCGCGGCGCGCTCCAGCAGGTGGGCACCGGCGAGGGCGACCCGTTCGAGTCGTACTTCTCCGGCAACACCATCCAGATCTGCCCGGTCGGAGCCCTCACCTCGGCCGCCTACCGGTTCCGCTCCCGCCCGTTCGACCTGGTCTCCTCGCCGTCGGTGTGCGAGCACTGCGCCGGCGGCTGCGCCACCCGCACCGACCACCGGCGCGGCAAGGTGATGCGGCGGCTGGCCGGCGACGACCCGGAGGTCAACGAGGAGTGGCTGTGCGACAAGGGCCGCTTCGGCTTCCGGTACGCCCAGCGGCCCGACCGGATCACCCACCCGCTGGTGCGGAACGACTCCGGTGAGCTCGTCGCCGCGAGCTGGCCGGAGGCGCTGGCCGCCGCCGCGCGCGGGCTGTCCGGCGCGCACGGCCGGGCCGCGGTGCTGGCCGGCGGCCGGCTCACCGTCGAGGACGCCTACGCCTACGGGAAGTTCGCCCGGGTGGTGCTCGGCACCAACGACGTCGACTTCCGGGCCCGCCCGCACTCCGCGGAGGAGGCCGACTTCCTGGCCGCCCACGTGGCCGGGCGCGGCGTGGACCTCGGCGGCCACGAGGGCGCCCTCACCCACACGCTGCTGGAGCAGGCGCCCGCGGTGCTGCTGGCCGGGCTGGAGGCCGAGGAGGAGGCCCCCGGGATCTTCCTGCGGCTGCGCAAGGCGCACCGCAAGCACCGGCAGCAGACCTACGCGCTGGCCAGCCACGCCAGCCGCGGCCTGGACAAGGCCGGCGGCATCCTGCTGCCGGCCGCGCCCGGCACCGAGACGCAGTGGCTGAACGCGCTGGCCGCGGGCACCTCCGGCGAGGGCGGCGGCCGGGACGGCCTGGACGAGGCCGGCCGGCTGGCCGCCGAGGCGCTGCGGCAGCCCGGCGCCGCCATCCTGGTCGGCGAGCGGCTGGCCACCGTGGCCGGCGGCTACACCGCCGCGCTGCGGCTGGCCGCCGCCACCGGCGCCACCCTGGCGTGGGTGCCGCGGCGGGCCGGCGAGCGCGGCGCGGTCGAGGCCGGCGCGCTGCCCGGGCTGCTGCCCGGCGGCCGGCCGCTGACCGACCCGGCGGCCCGCGAGGAGGTCGCCCGGGTGTGGGGCCTGCCGTCGCTGCCGGTCCGCTCCGGACGCGACACCGGGCAGATCCTGGAGGCCGCGGCCGCCGGCGTGCTGGGCGCGCTGGTGGTCGGCGGCGTCGAGGTCGCGGACCTGCCGGACCCGGCGGCGGCGCGGGCCGCGCTGGACGCGGTCGGGTTCCTCGTCAGCCTGGAGCAGCGGCCCAGCGAGGTCACCGAGCGGGCCGACGTGGTGCTGCCGGTGGCCGCGGTGGTCGAGAAGGCCGGCACCTTCCTCAACTGGGAGGGCCGGGTGCGGATGTTCGCCGCCGCGATCAAGCCCGACCAGGCCACCACCCGCCACCAGCTGCCCGACGCCCGGGTGCTGACCATGCTCGCCGACGCCCTCGACGCGACGCTCGGCCTGGCCGGCACCGACCAGGCCCGCCGCGAGCTGGACCACCTCGCCGGCGGCTGGCCCGGCCCGTACGCGCCCGCCCCGCTGGAGGCGGCGGTGCCGCTGCCGCGGCCCGAACCCGGCCAGGCGGTACTGGCCGGCCACCGGCTGCTGCTGGACCAGGGCCGGCTCCAGGACGGCGACGACGCGCTCGCCGCGACCCGGCACGCGGCCGTCGCCCGGCTGTCGGCGGCCACCGCCGCGGAGGCGGGCGTCGCCGACGGCGAACCGCTCACCGTCACCGGCCCGGCCGGCTCGGTGACCCTGCCGCTGGCGGTCACCCCCATGCCGGACCGGGTGGTGTGGCTGCCGCTGAACTCCCAGGGCGGCGGCGTCGCCACGGACACCGGCGCCCGCCCCGGGCAGGTCGTCTCCCTCGCCGGCCAGGCCGTGCGGGACAACGCGGAGGTGCAGTCGTGA
- the nuoH gene encoding NADH-quinone oxidoreductase subunit NuoH: MTPLTQLAGGGSQLAATTENLSFFGTDPWWLIVIKAVFCFAFAMLTVLFSIVWERKVVAWMQLRIGPNRHGPWGMLQSLADGVKLMLKEDIVVKRADKVVFVLAPIVAAIPAFMAFAVIPFGPADNQISVFGHRTAMQLTDLPIGILYILATASVGIYGIVLAGWSSGSTYPLLGGLRASAQMISYEIAMGLSFAAVFLYSGSMSTSTIVSAQHDRWYVVLLPVSFLVYICTMVGETNRAPFDMPESEGDLVGGFNTEYSSIKFALFMLAEYVNMVTVSAVATTLFLGGWRAPWPISTFWEGANHGWWPLLWFVVKVQLLLFFFIWLRGTLPRVRYDQLMKLGWKILIPVSMVWLMLVAAVKAMRDENYSFSRIVLYVGAGVVALLLISLVADLLRDRGERDGAGGEGGGRLGPPERFDPMAGGYPVPPLPGQESEHVPRRRSRAQAQLVGANGAGGPAPGGGESPEDAGRAGADQTENDAEHTENKEDGDA, from the coding sequence GTGACCCCCCTGACCCAGCTGGCCGGCGGCGGCAGCCAGCTCGCCGCCACCACCGAGAACCTGTCGTTCTTCGGTACCGACCCGTGGTGGCTGATCGTCATCAAGGCGGTGTTCTGCTTCGCCTTCGCGATGCTGACGGTGCTCTTCTCCATCGTGTGGGAGCGCAAGGTCGTCGCGTGGATGCAGCTGCGCATCGGCCCGAACCGGCACGGCCCCTGGGGCATGCTCCAGTCGCTGGCCGACGGCGTGAAGCTGATGCTGAAGGAGGACATCGTCGTCAAGCGGGCGGACAAGGTGGTGTTCGTCCTCGCGCCGATCGTCGCCGCGATCCCCGCCTTCATGGCGTTCGCGGTGATCCCCTTCGGCCCGGCCGACAACCAGATCTCCGTCTTCGGCCACCGCACCGCGATGCAGCTCACCGACCTGCCGATCGGCATCCTCTACATCCTGGCCACCGCCTCCGTCGGCATCTACGGCATCGTGCTGGCCGGCTGGTCGTCCGGCTCGACGTACCCGCTGCTGGGCGGCCTGCGCGCGTCGGCGCAGATGATCTCCTACGAGATCGCGATGGGCCTGTCGTTCGCGGCGGTCTTCCTCTACTCCGGCTCGATGTCGACCTCCACCATCGTCTCGGCCCAGCACGACCGCTGGTACGTGGTGCTGCTGCCGGTGTCGTTCCTCGTCTACATCTGCACGATGGTGGGCGAGACCAACCGCGCCCCCTTCGACATGCCGGAGTCCGAGGGCGACCTGGTCGGCGGCTTCAACACCGAGTACAGCTCGATCAAGTTCGCGCTGTTCATGCTCGCCGAGTACGTGAACATGGTGACCGTCTCGGCGGTCGCCACCACCCTCTTCCTCGGCGGCTGGCGGGCCCCCTGGCCGATCAGCACCTTCTGGGAGGGCGCCAACCACGGCTGGTGGCCGCTGCTCTGGTTCGTCGTCAAGGTGCAGCTGCTGCTCTTCTTCTTCATCTGGCTGCGCGGCACCCTGCCCCGGGTCCGCTACGACCAGCTGATGAAGCTCGGCTGGAAGATCCTCATCCCCGTCTCGATGGTGTGGCTGATGCTGGTCGCCGCCGTCAAGGCGATGCGCGACGAGAACTACAGCTTCAGCCGGATCGTGCTGTACGTCGGCGCCGGCGTCGTCGCCCTGCTGCTGATCTCGCTGGTGGCGGACCTGCTGCGGGACCGGGGGGAGCGCGACGGAGCCGGCGGGGAGGGCGGCGGTCGGCTCGGGCCGCCGGAGCGGTTCGACCCGATGGCCGGCGGCTATCCGGTGCCGCCGCTGCCGGGCCAGGAGAGCGAGCACGTACCGCGCCGCCGCAGCCGGGCGCAGGCCCAGCTGGTCGGCGCGAACGGAGCCGGCGGGCCGGCACCCGGCGGCGGCGAGAGCCCCGAGGACGCAGGCCGTGCGGGCGCCGACCAGACCGAGAACGACGCCGAGCACACGGAGAACAAGGAGGACGGCGATGCCTGA
- the nuoI gene encoding NADH-quinone oxidoreductase subunit NuoI, which produces MPEFLDPVAGFGVTFKAMFKKRLTEQYPEYKKPTAPRFHGRHQLNRHPDGLEKCVGCELCAWACPADAIYVEGADNTDEERYSPGERYGRVYQINYARCILCGLCIEACPTRALTMTNEYELADRTRESLIFTKEQLLSGLEEGMVDSPHAIYPGMDEGDYYRGLVTEAAPGTVQQTAVSKGEDKPDETVRGADTAESGAADGGAADGGEAAVPGAPGGGAPAGTGDEA; this is translated from the coding sequence ATGCCTGAGTTCCTGGACCCGGTCGCGGGCTTCGGCGTGACCTTCAAGGCCATGTTCAAGAAGCGCCTGACCGAGCAGTACCCCGAGTACAAGAAGCCCACCGCGCCGCGGTTCCACGGCCGGCACCAGCTCAACCGGCACCCGGACGGACTGGAGAAGTGCGTCGGCTGCGAGCTGTGCGCGTGGGCCTGCCCCGCCGACGCCATCTACGTGGAGGGCGCCGACAACACCGACGAGGAGCGCTACTCCCCGGGTGAGCGGTACGGCCGCGTCTACCAGATCAACTACGCCCGCTGCATCCTGTGCGGCCTGTGCATCGAGGCGTGCCCGACGCGGGCGCTGACCATGACCAACGAGTACGAACTCGCCGACCGGACCCGCGAGTCGCTGATCTTCACCAAGGAGCAGCTGCTGTCCGGCCTGGAGGAGGGCATGGTCGACAGCCCGCACGCCATCTACCCCGGCATGGACGAGGGCGACTACTACCGCGGCCTGGTCACCGAGGCGGCTCCCGGCACCGTCCAGCAGACCGCCGTCTCCAAGGGCGAGGACAAGCCCGACGAGACGGTGCGCGGCGCGGACACCGCGGAGAGCGGCGCGGCGGACGGCGGCGCGGCGGACGGCGGCGAGGCCGCGGTTCCCGGCGCGCCGGGCGGCGGCGCTCCGGCCGGAACGGGGGACGAGGCATGA
- the nuoK gene encoding NADH-quinone oxidoreductase subunit NuoK yields the protein MNPVNYLYLAALLFTIGAAGVLIRRNAIVVFMCVELMLNACNLAFVTFSRLHGNLDGQVIAFFTMVVAAAEVVVGLAIIVSIYRSRHSASVDDANLMKL from the coding sequence GTGAACCCGGTCAACTACCTCTACCTCGCGGCGCTGCTGTTCACCATCGGCGCCGCAGGCGTTCTCATCCGGCGCAACGCGATCGTGGTGTTCATGTGCGTGGAGCTGATGCTCAACGCCTGCAACCTCGCGTTCGTCACCTTCTCCCGGCTGCACGGCAACCTCGACGGGCAGGTCATCGCCTTCTTCACGATGGTCGTCGCCGCCGCCGAGGTCGTGGTGGGGCTGGCGATCATCGTGTCGATCTACCGTTCCCGCCACTCGGCCTCGGTCGACGACGCGAACCTGATGAAGCTGTAG
- the nuoL gene encoding NADH-quinone oxidoreductase subunit L, with translation METLIGLLVAAPLLGAGILLTGGRRLDRSGHLLGTLLALASFVLGAVLFFTMLGKDADQRTLHSHLFTWVPVGGFQAQVGFQLDQLSMTFVLLITGVGTLIHVYSIGYMADDERRRRFFGYLNLFLAAMLLLVLADNYFLLYAGWEGVGLASYLLIGFWQHKPSAATAAKKAFIVNRVGDIGLSVAIMLMFTTFGSFAFSDVLPNAGAAHHATVTGIGFMLLLAACGKSAQVPLQSWLGDAMEGPTPVSALIHAATMVTAGVYLITRSGAIFNAAPAAQTATVTVGTVTLLFGAIVGCAKDDIKKALAGSTMSQIGYMVLAAGLGPIGYVFAIMHLVTHGFFKAGLFLGAGSVMHGMNDEVDMRRYGALRRHMPITFVTFGLGYLAIIGFPGLSGYFSKDKIIEAAFAKGGTEGWILGGCALVGAAVTAFYMTRVMLMTFFGEKRWQPDAEGHQPHPHESPSTMTVPMIILAFGSVFAGGLFSINSAFVDWLSPVTGHTEGDSPVSTSAVMAGTLVVLVLGVLLAWMMYGRRPVPATAPRGSLLTRAARRDLLQDDFNHVVLVRGGEHLTRSLVYLDHSLVDGVVNGTAASVGGLSGRLRRLQNGYARSYAVSMLGGTAVVVAATLLMRAV, from the coding sequence GTGGAAACCCTGATTGGACTGCTCGTCGCGGCACCCCTGCTGGGCGCGGGCATCCTGCTCACCGGCGGCCGCCGGCTGGACCGGAGCGGCCACCTGCTGGGGACGCTGCTGGCGCTGGCCTCGTTCGTCCTGGGCGCGGTGCTCTTCTTCACCATGCTCGGCAAGGACGCCGACCAACGCACCCTGCACTCGCACCTGTTCACCTGGGTGCCGGTGGGCGGCTTCCAGGCCCAGGTCGGCTTCCAGCTCGACCAGCTGTCGATGACCTTCGTCCTGCTGATCACCGGCGTGGGCACGCTGATCCACGTCTACTCGATCGGCTACATGGCCGACGACGAGCGGCGCCGCCGCTTCTTCGGCTACCTCAACCTGTTCCTCGCGGCGATGCTGCTGCTGGTGCTGGCCGACAACTACTTCCTGCTGTACGCCGGCTGGGAGGGCGTGGGGCTCGCCTCGTACCTGCTGATCGGGTTCTGGCAGCACAAGCCCAGCGCCGCCACCGCGGCGAAGAAGGCGTTCATCGTCAACCGGGTCGGCGACATCGGCCTGTCGGTGGCGATCATGCTGATGTTCACCACCTTCGGCTCGTTCGCCTTCTCCGACGTGCTGCCGAACGCGGGCGCCGCGCACCACGCCACCGTCACCGGCATCGGCTTCATGCTGCTGCTGGCCGCGTGCGGCAAGTCCGCGCAGGTGCCGCTCCAGTCCTGGCTCGGCGACGCCATGGAGGGCCCGACCCCGGTCTCCGCGCTGATCCACGCGGCGACCATGGTGACCGCCGGCGTGTACCTCATCACCCGCTCCGGGGCGATCTTCAACGCCGCCCCGGCCGCGCAGACGGCGACCGTGACCGTCGGCACCGTCACGCTGCTCTTCGGTGCCATCGTCGGTTGCGCCAAGGACGACATCAAGAAGGCACTGGCCGGCTCGACGATGTCGCAGATCGGCTACATGGTGCTGGCCGCCGGGCTCGGCCCGATCGGCTACGTCTTCGCGATCATGCACCTGGTGACGCACGGCTTCTTCAAGGCCGGGCTCTTCCTGGGCGCCGGCTCGGTGATGCACGGCATGAACGACGAGGTGGACATGCGGCGTTACGGCGCCCTGCGTCGCCACATGCCGATCACCTTCGTCACCTTCGGCCTCGGCTACCTGGCGATCATCGGCTTCCCGGGCCTGTCCGGGTACTTCTCCAAGGACAAGATCATCGAGGCGGCGTTCGCGAAGGGCGGTACCGAGGGCTGGATCCTCGGCGGCTGCGCCCTGGTCGGCGCGGCCGTCACCGCGTTCTACATGACGCGCGTGATGCTGATGACGTTCTTCGGCGAGAAGCGCTGGCAGCCGGACGCGGAGGGCCACCAGCCGCACCCGCACGAGTCGCCGTCCACCATGACCGTGCCGATGATCATCCTGGCGTTCGGATCGGTCTTCGCCGGCGGCCTGTTCAGCATCAACTCGGCCTTCGTGGACTGGCTGTCCCCGGTCACCGGCCACACCGAGGGCGACTCCCCGGTGAGCACCTCCGCGGTCATGGCCGGCACCCTGGTGGTGCTGGTCCTCGGCGTGCTGCTGGCCTGGATGATGTACGGCCGCCGCCCGGTGCCCGCCACCGCCCCGCGCGGCAGCCTGCTCACCCGCGCCGCCCGCCGCGACCTGCTCCAGGACGACTTCAACCACGTCGTCCTGGTGCGCGGCGGCGAGCACCTGACCCGTTCGCTGGTCTACCTCGACCACTCCCTGGTCGACGGCGTCGTGAACGGCACGGCGGCGTCCGTCGGCGGCCTGTCCGGGCGGCTCCGGCGGCTGCAGAACGGCTACGCCCGGTCGTACGCCGTCTCCATGCTCGGCGGTACCGCGGTCGTGGTCGCCGCCACCCTTCTGATGAGGGCGGTCTGA
- a CDS encoding NADH-quinone oxidoreductase subunit M, with the protein MADSFPILTVTAAVPAVGAVVTAAVPAVRRVAAKYTALLFSLATLVLALVTLVRFDPHGDRYQFTENHTWVRSFGLHYDLGVDGIGAVMVALTALLIPFVILAGWHDADPLEDRTPNRRWRPTQGFFALILLVEAMVVLSFEATDVFLFYLFFEAMLIPMYFLIGGFGDRAHASGEEEAARQRSYAAVKFLLYNLAGGLIMLAAVIGLYAATAKQLGTGTFSLQEILAARASGHLHLVTSTERWLFLGFFFAFAVKAPLWPLHTWLPNAMGESTAPVAVLITAVVDKVGTFAMLRFCLQLFPDASKWATPVILVLAVISIIYGALLAVGQRDIKRLIAYASVSHFGFIILGIFAMTSQGQSGATLYMVNHGISTAALMLVAGFLITRRGSRLISDFGGVQKVAPILAGTFLVGGLATLSLPGLAPFVSEFLVLVGTFSRYPALGIVATLGIVLAALYVLVLYQRTMTGPVKAGIEGLSDLKARELLVVAPLIALLLFLGVYPKPVADIVNPSVQHTLSDVHKTDPKPALEAKK; encoded by the coding sequence ATGGCTGATTCCTTCCCGATCCTGACGGTGACCGCCGCCGTCCCGGCCGTGGGCGCGGTGGTGACCGCGGCGGTGCCGGCTGTCCGGCGGGTCGCCGCCAAGTACACGGCGCTGCTCTTCTCGCTGGCCACGCTGGTGCTGGCGCTGGTGACGCTGGTCCGGTTCGACCCGCACGGCGACCGCTACCAGTTCACCGAGAACCACACCTGGGTGCGGAGCTTCGGCCTCCACTACGACCTGGGCGTGGACGGCATCGGCGCGGTGATGGTGGCGCTGACCGCGCTGCTGATCCCGTTCGTCATCCTGGCCGGCTGGCACGACGCCGACCCGCTGGAGGACCGCACCCCCAACCGGCGCTGGCGGCCCACCCAGGGCTTCTTCGCGCTGATCCTGCTGGTCGAGGCGATGGTGGTGCTCTCCTTCGAGGCCACCGACGTCTTCCTCTTCTACCTGTTCTTCGAAGCCATGCTGATCCCGATGTACTTCCTCATCGGCGGCTTCGGCGACCGGGCGCACGCGTCGGGCGAGGAGGAGGCGGCCCGGCAGCGCTCCTACGCGGCGGTGAAGTTCCTCCTCTACAACCTGGCCGGCGGCCTGATCATGCTGGCCGCGGTGATCGGCCTCTACGCCGCCACCGCCAAGCAGCTGGGCACCGGCACGTTCTCGCTCCAGGAGATCCTGGCCGCGCGCGCCTCCGGCCACCTGCACCTGGTGACCTCCACCGAGCGGTGGCTCTTCCTCGGCTTCTTCTTCGCCTTCGCGGTGAAGGCCCCGCTGTGGCCGCTGCACACCTGGCTGCCGAACGCCATGGGCGAGTCCACGGCGCCGGTGGCGGTGCTGATCACCGCGGTCGTCGACAAGGTCGGCACCTTCGCGATGCTCCGCTTCTGCCTCCAGCTCTTCCCGGACGCGTCCAAGTGGGCCACCCCGGTGATCCTGGTGCTCGCGGTGATCAGCATCATCTACGGCGCCCTGCTCGCCGTCGGCCAGCGCGACATCAAGCGGCTGATCGCGTACGCGTCCGTCTCGCACTTCGGCTTCATCATCCTGGGCATCTTCGCGATGACCAGCCAGGGCCAGTCCGGCGCCACGCTGTACATGGTCAACCACGGCATCTCCACCGCCGCGCTGATGCTGGTGGCCGGCTTCCTCATCACCCGGCGCGGCTCGCGGCTCATCTCCGACTTCGGCGGGGTGCAGAAGGTCGCGCCGATCCTGGCGGGCACCTTCCTCGTCGGCGGCCTGGCCACCCTCTCGCTGCCCGGGCTCGCCCCGTTCGTCAGCGAGTTCCTGGTGCTGGTGGGCACGTTCAGCCGCTACCCGGCGCTGGGCATCGTGGCCACGCTGGGCATCGTGCTGGCCGCGCTGTACGTGCTGGTGCTCTACCAGCGGACGATGACCGGCCCGGTGAAGGCCGGCATCGAGGGCCTTTCCGACCTGAAGGCCCGTGAACTCCTGGTGGTGGCACCGCTGATCGCGCTGCTGCTCTTCCTGGGCGTCTACCCGAAGCCGGTCGCCGACATCGTCAACCCGTCGGTCCAGCACACGCTCTCCGACGTGCACAAGACCGACCCCAAGCCCGCGCTGGAGGCGAAGAAGTGA